A single region of the Candidatus Eisenbacteria bacterium genome encodes:
- a CDS encoding long-chain fatty acid--CoA ligase, whose translation MRGLMMDHQLTITDLLRRARTLFPEKTITTRTARGLHRYTYADLARRAARLANALGSLGVRPGERIGTFGWNTYRHLELYLAVPSSGRVLHTVNIRLFPEQICYIVNHAEDVVLFVDEELVAGLEPHARELKSVRTFVSMGDGPLPKTPLQPMVRYEDLLAGASDEIAWPELDENDAAAMCYTSGTTGHPKGVAYSHRALVLQCYAQCMADAFGLSERDVVLSVVPMFHANAWGLPFSATMVGAAQVYPGVAPAPKDIGELIQAERVTVTAGVPTVLLGLLQALEERPYDLSSLRAVPCGGSAVPESLIAAYDKRGITVIQAWGMTETAPLATLSKPRSSMEGWSENEKRRVRARQGMPLAGVQIRVVSEDGRELPWDGQSVGELEVRGPWIASSYYDDPRAADAFHDGWFRTGDVVNIDPQGYMQITDRAKDVIKSGGEWISSVELENTIMGHPDVLEAAVVGLPHERWQERPLACVVLKPGRTLAQEAILDYLTSRVAKWWLPDDIAFVDSLPKTSVGKIAKRELRERFKGHRWPMGR comes from the coding sequence ATGCGCGGACTCATGATGGATCACCAGCTCACGATCACGGACCTCCTGCGCCGCGCACGGACGCTCTTTCCCGAGAAGACGATCACGACCCGGACGGCGCGCGGTCTCCATCGCTACACGTACGCCGACCTCGCCCGGCGCGCGGCGCGGCTCGCCAACGCCCTCGGCAGCCTCGGCGTGCGGCCGGGCGAGCGGATCGGCACCTTCGGCTGGAACACGTACCGCCACCTGGAGCTCTACCTCGCCGTACCGTCGTCGGGGCGCGTCCTGCACACGGTCAACATCCGGCTCTTCCCGGAGCAGATCTGCTACATCGTGAACCACGCCGAGGACGTCGTCCTGTTCGTCGACGAGGAGCTCGTCGCGGGCCTCGAGCCGCACGCGAGGGAGCTGAAGTCGGTGCGGACGTTCGTCTCGATGGGCGACGGCCCGCTGCCGAAGACCCCATTGCAGCCGATGGTGCGCTACGAGGATCTGCTCGCCGGCGCCTCCGACGAGATCGCGTGGCCCGAGCTCGACGAGAACGACGCGGCGGCCATGTGCTACACGTCCGGGACGACGGGCCACCCGAAGGGCGTCGCCTACAGTCACCGCGCGCTCGTCCTGCAGTGCTACGCGCAGTGCATGGCCGACGCCTTCGGACTCTCCGAGCGCGACGTCGTGCTGTCGGTCGTGCCGATGTTCCACGCCAACGCCTGGGGGCTGCCGTTCAGCGCCACGATGGTCGGCGCCGCGCAGGTCTATCCCGGCGTCGCGCCGGCGCCGAAGGACATCGGCGAGCTGATCCAGGCCGAGCGCGTGACGGTCACCGCCGGCGTCCCGACCGTGCTCCTCGGCCTGCTGCAGGCCCTCGAGGAGCGCCCCTACGACCTCTCGAGCCTGCGGGCGGTGCCGTGCGGCGGCTCGGCCGTGCCCGAGAGCCTGATCGCCGCCTACGACAAGCGCGGCATCACGGTGATCCAGGCCTGGGGCATGACGGAGACGGCGCCGCTCGCCACCCTGTCGAAGCCGCGCAGCTCCATGGAGGGTTGGAGCGAGAACGAGAAGCGCCGCGTGCGCGCGCGGCAGGGCATGCCGCTCGCCGGCGTCCAGATCCGCGTCGTCTCCGAGGACGGCCGCGAGCTGCCGTGGGACGGGCAGAGCGTCGGCGAGCTCGAGGTGCGCGGCCCGTGGATCGCGTCGAGCTACTACGACGACCCGCGCGCCGCCGACGCCTTCCACGACGGCTGGTTCCGGACCGGCGACGTCGTGAACATCGATCCGCAAGGCTACATGCAGATCACGGACCGGGCCAAGGACGTGATCAAGAGCGGCGGCGAGTGGATATCGTCGGTCGAGCTCGAGAACACCATCATGGGGCATCCCGACGTCCTCGAGGCGGCCGTCGTCGGGCTCCCGCACGAGCGCTGGCAGGAGCGTCCCCTCGCGTGCGTCGTGCTGAAGCCGGGACGCACGCTCGCCCAGGAGGCGATCCTCGACTACCTCACCTCGCGCGTGGCCAAGTGGTGGCTGCCGGACGACATCGCGTTCGTCGACTCGCTGCCGAAGACGAGCGTCGGCAAGATCGCCAAGCGCGAGCTGCGCGAGCGCTTCAAGGGGCACCGGTGGCCGATGGGACGCTAG